The following DNA comes from Capsicum annuum cultivar UCD-10X-F1 unplaced genomic scaffold, UCD10Xv1.1 ctg1491, whole genome shotgun sequence.
AAGGTTAGTCTATGTGTCTGTGGTGTCGACGGAAGCTTTGACTTGTTAAGGTATACCGCCTCCATAGTGTTGAAACCGGTTGGAAAATTAGGCTCTGTGTTTGTGGTGTTTGATGAAAGCTTTGACTTAATATGGCGTGCCACCTACATGGTCATGAAACCGCCTTTTATGTTGGAAAGTTTGGGGTCTTCTACCTGTCCGCCTGGCTACTCTCTCCGATAGTCTTCCGTACCCCTCTGCCTCACCGTCTAGTTGGTATCCCAGCATCTACTCCTATTGAATTCAATCATAAACTTGCTTTCTTAGAGTTTTATAAACATCTTAATCACAACTCTGAGTTGGATAAAGAACTAAGTGATAGCACCAAGTATCAAAGATTGGTTGGAAGATTATTATACCTAACTATGACAAGACCTGATATTGTGTTTGTGGTGCAAGTACTAAGTCAATTTATGCACTCACCTAATCAATCACCTATGGAAGCTGCACTTAGAGTAGCGAGATACATAAAAGGTACAGCAGGACTTAGGTTGTTTATGCCTAGCAGCAGGTGTTCCAATCTAGTAGCATTTTGTGACTCTGACTGGGGCTCATATGTGGAGACCAGAAAATCAGTCACTGGTTATATTGTTAAGTTTGGAGATGCAGTGATCTCTTAGAAATCCAAGAAACAAAGCACAATGTCCAGGAGCTTAGCAGAAGCAGAATTCAGGAGCATGACAACTACAGTTGCAAAGATTGTATGGCTGAAAGGATTGTTTAAAGAATTAGGAGTCTATCTGGAGCTACCTGTTCAGCTATTTTGTGATAGTAAAGCAGCTATATAAATTGTTGTCCATCCAATCTTTCATGAAAGAACCAAGCACTTTGATATTGACTGTTATTTTGTGAGGGAAAAAATCATTGAAGGTCTAATACAAACTCAACATATAAGCACTAAATAGCAACAAGCTGACCTACTGACAAAAGGGTTGTGTAAACCACAATATGACATTCTGATAGGCAAGCTGAGCTTAAAGAATGTGTTTcaaccagcttgagggggagtgttgaagAAGAAGTGAGTAATACATCTTAGCTCGCAAGTTAGTTAGAGTCAGTTAAAAGAAGTTGCTAGACTTGATGAGCTAGCACTAAGTTGTAGCACTAGTGGTGTTAGTGGCAGTGAGCTAGCTTAGATTAGAAGCTAAAGTAGGTGTATGTATAAACAACTATCAGTATTCTTAGGATAAGTGGTTACAGATTCATTTCCAATTTTCAATAGAGCAATAGTTTTCCCTACCTCTCTTACCCTTGCCCTCTTCCTCTCTGAAATTATTTACTACAAGCTCCATTAATGGAGCTGTCTTAACATAGAGCCTTTGAGAAAAACTCTTGCAGCACACGAATTAACAATTTAATTTGACTCTGGTGTACATTATCACAAAATACTGCCCACAAATGTACAAACTTAGGACCCATTTAGCACTTCTCATGTAGGTTTTTTGGAAGAAAATTAGACAAATAATGTTTGGTCATATAATTTATCGCAAATATTTTTGGCAAATAATGCACACTTTCaaatactagaaaaaaaaatcaacttttacAAGTGAAATATGCATAATATAGTCAAACACATAGTAAAACTTCACCCAAAACATGATTtgtcaaatatttaaaaatctatgGTCATCGTTGGCTTAGAATGGCTTAAAATCTACTTCAATTGAATAAAGAGATAAGGCACAAGTACCCACACTATAATGAAGTTGATATGACGCAACTAATCTTTACTGGATCTTATTACCcctaaattcattttttatatatttttatgtttcgTTTTATTGATATGGCTCTACGCAGAATATTTTTGTGTTGTCCTGACAGCCCTATCAGCACAAAAGggacacaaaaaaataaaaaaataaatttaggagTAATAGAACCCCATAATATTAGGTGTGTAATAGTAACTTCAGATATAATTGTTGGATATTTGCATCTTATCTCTTGAATGGACATATTAAAGttgtgttagggtttttgccctgattttcttaccaagtttaagttttacttttgttaaaaaaaaaaagtaatatcataattacttttactttttctaaaaaggaaaatataaaaatttttcatatttggctagcCTCTTTTttggagaaaaggttttggacatctataaatagaagaccgcTCTTCTCATATAATAACACAGTggtatccacaatgtagtccttaaaagtcttgtttagggggagtTTTACTcccaatagttttatgtttttttgtaatattagttTTAATGTGTAGGCAATCGGCCAAATACTatcaataatatgtctttttagtatatttttatttgtcatcttaATTATCACCATTTTGATTTACAAACtgtaagcttccgcatgacacactctcgatttcgaacccaacaagttaCTGCAGTATTTTCATTTGTGGAAAGGCTTCGTCAATGGAATGCGCTTTCGGTATTCGAAAAATTCAAATTGGTTGCTCAACAAGATGCATCTACATACGGCAAagactaaggggtcgtttgatagagcgtataaaaataatgttgaatagAGTGTATTGATAATGCTTGCATGAGTAATGCTTGTATTTTATATGTTGGTATTAGTTATACAAGTAATATTTCTTACACACTTCTTACACActgtttgatttgatatattacaaataaaaatataaaatataatttttatcaaataatatttatttattaaaatacccTTTATTTAACATTCCATACTCTTTTCAATCTTGTGTTTAAAATGGAAACTCTTCACTGGAAAGTTTGAGACaccaaaattttgaaaatgaaaactTTCATTGGAAAGTTCAGACACCAAAGTAGCTAACTTCACATTTCACTGGAAGTCTGGGCAAGGAAATCGGCGAGCCTTTCACCGTCAAAGATGCTAATTTCACATTTCATTGAAAAGTTTTTGCCCAAATAtgctaatttcatattttagtgtGAAGTCTGGGCAACGAAATCGGCAAACTTTTCactgaaaaaaaatgaagaaaattggaaaaacaagaaaaattaaacagaaaaaatatttgagcaaattataatatttaatttggtttgacataaaagattcaaaaaataagttactTTACaacaattttatattatttacaaGATTCAATTTCTGGTGAAATGAGTATACTTTTGAAACAAGAACGGAAAAGGAATTGGGAAAATTGACGGGTAAATTTGTCACTTAATTAGTTAATGCATGTGTTCAAagctttgtattactaatacatagaaaaatagTGGTATTAGTTGTACATAACATAATACacacacaatagagtgtataactaatatttGCATTAGTTAAACATAGGTTGAAAAAGTatatcaaacaagatattaacaATGCATAAAGCTAATACATGTCTTAGTTTTTTTatcacactctaccaaacgaccctaaA
Coding sequences within:
- the LOC124890297 gene encoding uncharacterized mitochondrial protein AtMg00810-like; the encoded protein is MACHLHGHETAFYVGKFGVFYLSAWLLSPIVFRTPLPHRLVGIPASTPIEFNHKLAFLEFYKHLNHNSELDKELSDSTKYQRLVGRLLYLTMTRPDIVFVVQVLSQFMHSPNQSPMEAALRVARYIKGTAGLRLFMPSSRCSNLVAFCDSDWGSYVETRKSVTGYIVKFGDAVIS